The DNA segment GGCGCCGATGGCCATCGCAGACGTCTCCGTCGGCAAGGCCGCGCCGGGGGACGTGCCGCGCAGCATGCGCAAGGCGCTGGAGATCGTCGGCGATCCGGCCAATCCCGGCGGGCTGCGCACCGCCATCGAGCGGCTGCGCCGGTCGGCCATGGGCGTGCGCGACCGTCTTCCGCCGGACTTCAACCGCCTGCTGTCCGCCATGAACAGTCAGGCCAGCCGCCCGTTGCGCGCCGACCCGGCCGGGCTACACCTCCGCCTGGATGAGCTTGCAACCGGCCTGTCCGCCCTGGCCGGGCTGGAGCAGGACGGGATGAGCCGAGGGCCCGGCTGGCGCTTCATGGTGATGGGCCGGCGGCTGGAGCGGGCCATCGGCCTTGCCACCGCATTCGCCGGCACTGGCATCGTCCGCCCGCTTCCCCGCGTTGCTCCGGCGCTGGAGGTGCTGTTGGAGCTGGCCGATGCGGCCACCGTCTATCGGGAGCGTTTTCCAGCCGGTCTGCGGCGGGAGCATGCGCTGGATCTGCTGCTCTCCGACTCGGAGCATCCCCGCTCCCTCGTCTTCCAACTGGACAAGGTCGGACGCATGTTGTCGGCCCTGCCGGCGGCGCCGGCGTCGGAAAGCGGGGTCAGCCCGACCGAACTGGCCCGAAGCCTTGTCGAGGCTGCGGCACGGCTGGTCCGTGATCCAGCCCCTGCCCGCGATCCGGCAGCGCTGGCCGCCATGACGGACAGGCTGCATCGTCTGCTGCCTGAGATTTCCAACCTCATTTCCCAGGCTTATTTCGCCCATGTCTTCGCCCGACCTACATGAGCTGACGGCCTTGGGGCCATCCGCGGCCGCGCCGGCGCGCGTGCGCTACCGCTGCCGCCATGTGACCCGCTATTCCTATGCGGACATGGTCACGTCCTCCCAGCTTCTGGCACATCTGGCGCCGCGCCCGCATCCGCGACAGACGGGCGGCATCGCGAACCTGACCATTTGGCCGGTGCCGGCGTTGGCTATTGCACGGTTGGACTGGTTCGGCAACCCGACCACCTATGCCAGCATCCAGGTTCCGCATGAGAACCTGACCGTAACCTCCGAACTGATCGTCGAGGTACGCGTTGGCCTCGTCTTCGACCCCGCCGACACCCCGCCCTGGGAGCAGGTGCAGGCGCTCGCCATCGAGGACGGCCCTGCCGCGGAGTTCCTGGCGCAGAGTCCGCGGGTGCCGGTGCCCAACCCGGATCTGGCCGCCTATGCCGCGGAGGATTTCTTGCCGGGACGCCCGGTGGCGGAGGCTGCCATTGCCCTGATGCGGCGCATCCACCGCGAGTTCACCTTCCGCGCCGGTTCCACCACCGTCAGCACGCCGGTGGCCGAGGTGCTGGCGCAGCGTTGCGGCGTCTGTCAGGACTTTGCGCATCTGATGATCGGCTGTCTGCGCGTCATGGGCGTGCCGGCGCGGTATGTGAGCGGCTATCTCCGCACTCTGCCCCCGCCTGGCCAGATGAAGCTTCAGGGCGCGGACGCCAGCCATGCCTGGCTCCAGGCCTGGTGCGGTCCCCGTCTCGGCTGGCTGGACCTGGACCCTACCAACGCGACCCTGGTGGAGCTCGATCATCTCACCGTCGCCTGGGGCCGCGACTATGACGACGTCTGCCCGCTTCGCGGCGTCATCCTCGGCGGCGGAAGCCATACCGTCGACGTGGCCGTGGATGTGGAGGAGATTGCCTAATTCGGCTGGTTCGACGCGCCGGTTCCAATCCTGCGCCGCCGCGGCGGAGGGCTAGGCTCCCCTGCCGCTCTCTATCCAGACGCGGTGGACTTCATCGATGCCCAGCGTCCCGAACCCATCCATGTAGGCCGTGCTGGCGTCGAGATAATCCGGCTTATGCAGCCGCCGCCACTCCTCAAGGCTCCACGGCTCTCCCGTATGGCGGATATCCGGCGTGGCGGTGCAGACCAGGGCGGTAACCGGCCCACGCACGGCGCATGCCACCACATGCTCTCGAAGCAGCAGTTCGAACCCTTCGAAGAACTGGACACGGTCCCTTTCGCACCCGCTCCGCAGCGGCACGAGCAACCCGTCCACCGTCCCCCCTGGATCGGGCAGAACAGTGGGATAGACCTCGTCCTCCACCCTCACCCGCCTGTGCCCGTGCAGAATGGCCGGAGTGGCTTCTGCCGTCGGACTTGGGCGATTCAGGACGATCCTGCGCACATCGGGGTCGAGCAAAGTGCCATAAGCGAACAGCAACATGGGGCGGAACATGTAACGAAACGCCCTCCGGCTTCCACCGGAACCTGCCGGACAGGCGCGCTGCGGGTCATGCCACGTCGAGCTTTTCCATGAACATGGCGACCGCACGCCGCAGGCTGACGACCTCCCGATCCAGCGCTGCGGCGGTATCGATCAGGACGCCGGCCTCGCCCCGGCTCTGAAGGGCGGCATGCGCCACCTCTGTAATGGTGGTTGACAGATGTTTCGCCCCGGATGACGCCTCCGTCACGTTCCGCGCGATCTCGCGGGTCGCCGCCTGCTGCTGATCCACGGCGGCGGCGACTCCCGCGGCAATCTCGTTCAGACGGTCCATGGTGCCGGTGATCTGCCCGATCGCCATGGCGGCCTCCCGCGCCACCTGCTGGATACCGGCAACCTGCGCGATGATGTCCTCCGTCGCGCGGGAAGTCTGGTTCGCGAGGCCTTTCACCTCGCTGGCAACCACGGCGAATCCCTTGCCGGCCTCTCCCGCCCGTGCCGCCTCGATGGTCGCGTTCAGCGCCAGAAGGTTTGTCTGGCCGGCGATCGATCCGATCATGTCCACGACCTCGCCGATGCGCCGGGCCGCTTCGTTCAGCCCGTCCACCGTGCCGTTGGTCAGCTTCGCCTGGGCGGATGCGGCGGCGGTCAGCCGCGCGCTTTCATTCACCTGGGCCGCGACCTCCCGGATGGTGGCGGCCAGCTCCTCCGCCGCAGCCGACACACTTTCCACCCCTTCGGCGGTCTGGCTTGCGGCCCCTGATACCCGTTCCGTCTGCCGCCCGGCTTCCTCAAGCAGCCCGCCCATGCTGCGGGACGAAGCGCCGACGCTGTGCGACGCCGTGTCCACCCGGCCGATCAGCGTGCCGATCTCCTCCTGGAAATTCTGGGAAATGCGGGCGCGGGCGTCGCGGCGGTCGGCACTCGCCTGCTCCGCCGTCCGCCGCGCCTGTTCCGCAAGGGCCGAAATCTCGCCAGCCGCAGCTTCCGCCTTGGAAATCGCCTCTTCCGACCGGGCGAGCGCCCTCTCAAGCGTCCAGGTCAGCCAGCCCAGCACGCCGCATTCGAGAATGACGACGACCGCGTGCAGGACCACTCGGCCAAAATCCGCGCCATCTGGAAAGACCGCATAGGGCAGCAGGAAGTTCAGGCCGAGATGATGCAGCGCCGTCGCCGTCGCCGCGACCAGAACCACGCGCCAATCGCAGTAGGCGGCCAGCATGGCGAAGATCGCGTAATAGTACATGTGGACGTCGATCTGCCACGGTCCCGCCGACTTGCCGACGATCAGCGACGCCATTCCGACGAAGCCCACGGCGATCAGGTAGGACGTCGTCTCCCCGTTCCGGTCCAGCCGCAAGGAAAAGGTGGCCGTCGCGGCGAGAAGAAGGGCTGCCGCCTCATGCATCCAGCCGCCGGTTCCGCTCGCCCACCCGATGGCCAGCAGCACCGGGACATGCAGCCAGAGCGCCAGCGCAAAAATGCGATTGACCCTGCTCCGCAGCCGAACAACCTCCCGCACCATCGCAACCATTTCGCCCCCCTCAGACGCCGCCGGCGTCCTTTGCTTTTTCTGCCGCCGCACAGCCCCAGGCGGCTTCGGGATCCAGGATCAGCAGAGCGCCGGCCCGGCGCAGCCGCCCGGGCAAGCCCGGTCGATCCGACCGGACCACCCATATGAAGGGAATCACGCCCGACCGCACCGGGACGGCATCCGCCCTTGCAATGATGTCCATACGGGCCGGGCTTCCAGTCCAGGGAGGGAAAAACACTGCGGCCGTGGCCGCCTGCTCCCGGGGAGCCGCCATGATCATCCCGGCAAGCGGCACGCTGAAGGCCAACAGCATCGCAGCGGGAACGAAGGTGCAAAGGCGGCGCATGGAGGCGGACCCAATGGTTTTCCGTCCTAACTTTATGTGGCTTACATCAGGCGTAGTTCTACCGTCAGTATACTACCACTTTTTGCATAGGAGAAGTGGGGTCTCTGATCGCCGACAGCAAAAAAGGGGGCCGAAACGGCCCCCTTTCCTATGCGGTCTGCGGTGCGGATGTTTTATGCCGCCTGCGTCGTCACCGACTTGCTCTGCTCCCGCGTCTTCAGCAGGCGGATGTGCGGATAATCCTCGGTCAGCCGGTTCAGGGTCCAGGAGTTGCGGGCCAGGAACACCAGCGCACCGTCATGATCCTCCGCCAGATCGCCGCGTTTGGCATCCACGAAGGCCTTCAGCTTCACCGGGTCGTCGCACTCGACCCAGCGGGCGCTGTCATAGCCCGCCGTCTCGAACCGGCCCTTCAGCCCGTATTCGGCCTCCAGACGCGCAGCCAGCACCTCGAACTGGAGCTGGCCGACAACGCCCACGACCCAGTCGGCGCCGATCATGGGCTTGAAGACCTGGGAAGCGCCCTCCTCCGCGAAATGCTCCAGCGCCTTGCGCAGATGCTTCACCTTCAGCGGGTCGTCCAGCCGGACGCGCTGCAGCAGCTCCGGCGCGAAGCTCGGCACGCCGGTGTAGCGCAGCTCCTCCCCCTCGGTCAGCGTGTCGCCGATGCGCAGCGTGCCGTGGTTGGGAATGCCGATGATATCGCCAGGGAACGCATCCTCCGCCAGCTCCCGGTCGCGCGCCAGGAACAGCACGGCGTTGTTCACCGCCAGCGTCTTGCCGGAGCGCATATGCTTCAGCTTGATGCCGCGCTTGAACTGGCCGGAGCAGAGGCGGAAGAAGGCGATGCGGTCGCGATGGTTCGGGTCCATGTTGGCCTGGACCTTGAACACGAAGCCGGTGACCTTGCCCTCGTCCGGCTTCACCTCGCGGCTGTCGGAACTCTGCGGCCGCGGCGGCGGGGCGTATTCCGCCAGGCCCAGCAGCAGCTCCCGAACGCCGAAATTATTGATGGCGGAGCCGAAGAACACCGGCGTCTGGTGGCCGGAGCGGTAGGTCTCCAGATCGAAGGGCGGGCAGACGCCGCGCACCATCTCCACATCCTCGCGCAGCTTGGCGGCAAGGTCGGCGGGGATCAGCTCGTCGATCCTCGGATCGTCGATGCCGTGGCACTCGATGCCCTCGGACGCGACGTCGCCGGCGCGGCGGTCCATCAGGATCAGCCGGTCGCGGATGATGTCGTAGCAGCCCTTGAAGTCGGAGCCGGAGCCGATCGGCCAGGAGGCCGGCGTGACCTCGAGCTGGAGGTCGCGCTCGATCTCGTCCATCAGCTCGAACGGGTCGCGGGCCTCGCGGTCCATCTTGTTGACGAAGGTGGCGATGGGCACGTCGCGCATGCGGCAGACCTCGAACAGCTTGCGGGTCTGGCTCTCGATGCCCTTTGCGGCGTCGATCACCATCACCGCGCTGTCCACGGCCGTCAGCGTCCGGTAGGTGTCCTCGGAGAAGTCCTCGTGGCCCGGCGTGTCCACCAGGTTGAAGGTGCGCTCCGCATAATCGAAATTCATCACCGAGGCGGTGACGGAGATTCCGCGCTCCCGCTCCACCTTCATCCAGTCCGACTTGGCGCGCCGCTGCTCGCCACGCGCCTTCACGGCGCCCGCCATCTGGATGGCGCCGCCGAACAGCAGCAGCTTCTCGGTCAGGGTGGTCTTGCCGGCGTCCGGGTGCGCGATGATCGCGAAGGTCCGGCGCTTCTCGACCTCTTGAAGGAGATTCTCGGGCATGGCTGTCACTACGCACTTGGTGTTCGGTCCGGATGGCCGCCCCCGTGTGGAGGGGCCACAGGGTGGAGGCTGCCGCCTTCACCACCGTCATCCGGTCGAAAGCCGGGACGACGGGAAACAAGTGAGGCTGCAAGCCCTGGAGCCTACAGCCTCACTTCACATCAGGTTACATGCCCGAGCGCGGGGCGCGGCGCAAGGGGGCCGCACCCTGGGGACCGTTGGCCCGGGGAGCGCGGGCCGGACGGCCCTCGCCCCGGAACTCGCGGTGCTCCCGCGGCTCGCGGTCCGGACGGGCTTCCCCGGCCGGACGCCCCTCGCCGGGACGCTCGTCCCGGAAGCGGGGCTTGCCCCAGCCGCCGTCGCGACCGCCCTCACGCGGGGCGCCATGACCGCCGCCATGGCCCTTGTAGCCGCCGGTCTTGTGACCGAAGGGCTTGCCGAAGCCGCCCGGCTTGCCAGCGAACCCACCCGGCCGGCGCGCCGGCTCCGGCGACGGCTCCAGACCCGGAAGGGTGCTGAAGACGGCGCGCTCGTTGGTGTAGCGCTCGATGGCCTTCACCAGCCCCATCTCCTGACGGGTGAAGAGGCTGTAGCTGATGCCGCTGTTGCCGGCGCGGCCCGTCCGGCCGATGCGGTGGACATAGTCCTCCGCATTGCGGGGCAGGTCGAAGTTGATGACGTGGGTCAGGTCGGCCACGTCGATGCCGCGGGCGGCAACGTCGGTGGCGACCACCAGGCGGACACGGCCCTGGCGCAGGGCGGTGACGACCCGGTTGCGGTCGCGCTGCTGCATGTCGCCATGCAGGGCGGCGGACGCATGGCCCTTGTCGAACAGCTCACCGGCAAGCCGGTCGGCGTCGCGCTTGGTGGCAGCGAAGACGATGCCCTTCTCGAAGCTCTCATCCGCCAGCAGGGCGTCCAGGAGCTTGTGCTTGTGGTCGAGACCGTCGGCCTTGAGCCAGCGCTGGTCGATGTTGACGGAGGTCACGACCTGACCGGCAACGTCGATGCGCACGGGATCGTTCAGCAGGCGCTTGGCCAGCCGCTCGGCATTGCCGTCCAGCGTCGCCGTGAACAGCAGGGTCTGCCGGGTCGGCGGGCACTTGGAGGAGATTTCCTCCACCGCGTCACGGAAGCCCATGTCCAGCATGCGGTCGGCCTCGTCCAGGACCAGCAGCTCGATGCCGGAAAGGTCGATCCGGTCGCGGCCCATATGGTCCAGCAGGCGGCCCGGCGTGGCGACGATCAGGTCGACACGGCGGCGCAGCATCTCGAGCTGCAAGCGGTAGGGCATGCCGCCCAGGATGGTGCCGGTATGGACGCGGGAGAACTTGGACAGCGCCTTCACATTGTCCATGACCTGGGTGGCCAGCTCACGGGTCGGGGTGAGGACGAGGACGCGGGGACCCCAGCTACCCTCGGCGCGCTGGTTCTGGGCGATGCGCTGCAGGGCAGGCAGGACGAAGGCGGCGGTCTTGCCGGTGCCGGTGTTGGCGGACGCCATGACGTCGCGGCCTGCCAGGGCATGCGGCAGGGCTTCGGCCTGGATCGGCGTCGGCTGGGTGAAGCCCAGCGCGTCGATGGCCTTCAGAAGATTTTCGGTGAGGCCGAGATCGTGGAACGTAACAGACATCTACTCTCACTCTCCAAACGGGCGGCGCCCGCCGAAGCCACGGCGGAAACGCAAAGCGCCCCTGTGCGGCGCCCCGGACGTAGACACGTCGCAGGTCCGCGATTGCAAAAGAGCGGCTCGGCTTGTTCGGAAGGTGAGGAGCAGCGCGCGGCAGCGGAACAATGCCGCCGGCGATACATGCACGACCCGAAAATTCGTCGGGGCGTACACGATGGTGCCGGACAGTCTAGTCGCCGGCACCGGGGGCCCCACAGCCACTCGGTTCAGTGCGACCACATATGGCACAGTTGTTGCCCTGTTCCAGTAGAAAATCGCAGCACACCCGCCCCGCGTTCTGAGCAGGGCAGAACCGGGCAGTCATATCCGGCAGCACGTCGGTCCCTTGTGACAGCCGACGCGCCCCGAATCAAAAGCCATCCCTCACGAGTTGCAGCCCCTGCTCCGCACCGAGCCGGATATCCCGCCCGGCGCTTGGCGGATCAGCCGCTCTGGTAATGTGGCGCAGTTCACCTACGCCATCGAGAATGAGACGCCGGATACGGGCAGCCGCCTGCACAGTCGCTGACGGTCGGCCTTTCGCCTTCCCCTCACGGCGCGATGGCTCCACAATCCCGCTCGCACGACAGGGCCTGCCGGTACGCACCGGAAGGCCCTGAAAAGAACGGGACAGGGAGATCGCATGTCCATCCGCCTTTCCGCCGGCCGGGCCGCCCTCGCCGCCGGCCTGTTTGCCATTTCGAATCTGCCTGCCGCGACGGTCCAGGCGCAGGAGCCTTCCGCCACGCTGATCCACGCCGGCACCCTGCTGGCGGTTCCGGGTGAGCAGCCGAGGTCCCGACAAACCATCATAGTCCGCGACGGTCGCATCGCCGAAGTCCGTGACGGCTATGCCGACCCGGCCGCGGTCGGAGCCGATGGCGCACGCGTGATCGATCTCAAGGACCGTTTCGTCCTGCCGGGCCTGATCGACAGCCACGTCCACATCACCGGCGAACTGGGTCCCCGCTCCCGGCTCGAGGATGTGGAGGACGATCCGGAGGATACGGTGCTGATGGGCACCGTCTTCGCCGACCGCACGCTGCAAGCCGGCTTCACCACCGTGCGTGATCTCGGCTCCCCCGCCCGGACCGGCTTCGCCCTGCGCGACGCCATCGAGGCGGGCCGAGTTGCCGGCCCCACCATCCTAGCCGCCGGGCGGATGCTCTCGGTCACCGCAGGGCATGGCGACGTGAACGGCATGAACGCCGACATCACCGAGTTCCTGCACAGCCTGCACGGGGAGAATGTCTGCGACGGTGTCGACGCCTGCCGACAGGCGGTGCGCACCCAGGTCCGCAATGGCGCGGATGTCATCAAGCTCGCTACAACCGGCGGCGTCCTGTCCAACATCGCCGCCGGCACCGGGCAGCAGATGTTCGATGACGAGGTCCAGGCCATCGTGGATACCGGCCACATGCTGGGCAAGAAGGTCTCCGCCCATGCGCACGGCACGCCCGGCATCAACGCCGCCCTGCGCGCCGGCATCGACAGCGTGGAGCATGGCAGCTACCTGGACAAGGAGTCCGTGAAGCTGTTCCGGGAGCATGACGCCTGGCTGGTGCCGACATTGCTGGCCGGCGACACCGTGGCCCGCATGGCCGCGGGCAGCAGCACCCTCACCCCCGCCCAGCGGGAAAAGGCGGCCACCGTCGGCCCGATCATGCAGAAGAACTTCGGCAGCGCCGTCCAGGCCGGCGTGAAGGTCGCCTTTGGAACCGATAGCGGCGTCAGCCCGCACGGTCAGAACGCGAAGGAGTTCAAGCTGATGGTGGATGCCGGCATGAGCCCGGCCGACGCGATCCGGAGCGCCACGACGGGTGCTGCCGCCCTGCTGGATCGTGCGGACCGCATCGGTACCATCGAGCCCGGCAAGGACGCCGACATCATCGCCGTAGCCGGGGACCCGCTGGCAGACGTGACCAGGCTGGAAACCGTGGATTTCGTGATGCGCCGCGGCACGATCCACAAGCAAGGCGGCCTGCGCCAGCCCTTCACCCCGGCCAACTGAGCAGGTGAAAAGGAAACGGCCCGGATGCCAAAGCGTCCGGGCCGTTTTCATTGGGCCGTGCGGACTTCTACTCCGCCGCCTCCGCGGCGACCGGCTGGACAGCCCGCACGTCCCAGATCTCGTCAGCATATTCCATGATGGTCCGATCCGACGAGAACCAGCCCATATTGGCCGTGTTCAGAATGGCGCGGCGGGTCCATTCCTCCTGATCGCGGTAAAGCTCCACTGCCTCCGCATGGGTGTTGCAGTAATCCTCGAAGTCGGCGGTCACCAGGAAATGGTCCGTGGCGTAGAGGCCTTCCACGATGGGGCGGAAGCGCTGCGGATCGTCGGGTGAGAAGGTGCCGGACGATATCATGTCCAGCGCCCGCTTCAGCCGCGGGTTGGCGGCGATAACCTGGCGGGGGGAGAAGTCGCCGGTGCGGCGCAACTCGCCGACCTCGTCGGCCGTCATGCCGAAGATGAAGATGTTCTCCGGCCCGACATGCTCCCGGATTTCCACATTGGCTCCGTCCAGCGTGCCGATAGTGAGCGCGCCGTTCAAGGCCAGCTTCATGTTGCCCGTGCCCGACGCCTCCAGCCCGGCGGTGGAGATCTGCTCCGACAGGTCGGCCGCGGGCATGATGACTTCCGCTTGGCTGACATTGTAGTTGGGCAGGAACACAAGCTTCAGCCGGCCATGCACGACGGGATCGTTGTTGATCACCGCGGCGATGTCGTTCGCCAGCTTGATGATCAGCTTGGCCACGTGATAGGCGGGCGCCGCCTTGCCGGCGAAGATTTTGGTGACCGGCACCCAGTCCCTGGTGGGGTTGTCCCGGATGTCGTTGTAGAGCGCCACCGTCTGGATCAGATTCAGGAGCTGGCGCTTGTATTCGTGGATGCGCTTGACCTGCACGTCGAACAGGCTGTCCACATTCACGTCCACCTGCACATGGCGGGCGATGTATGCGGCCAGCCGCTTCTTGTTCTGCCGCTTGGCGCGGCGGAACTCCTCCCGGAACACCTCGTCGTCCACGCGGGAGGCCAGGGCCCTGAGCTGCTCCAGATCCGCCACCCAGCCATTGCCGATCCGGCTTGAGATCAGCCGGGCCAGGGCCGGATTGGCCTGATGCAGCCAGCGGCGCGGGGTGATGCCGTTGGTCTTGTTGGTGATGCGGTCCGGGAAGACCTGATGGAAGTCGGCGAACACCGTCTGCTTCATCAGGTCCGTGTGCAGGGCGGAGACGCCATTGACCTTGTGGCTGCCCAGGAAGGCCAGATTGCCCATCCGAACCCGGCGGTCGCCATGCTCGTCGATCAGGGACAGACGCTGAATCTTCGCCACGTCCGCCCCGCGCTTCACGCCGTTCAGGAACTGGGCGTTGATTTCATAAATGATCTGCATGTGGCGGGGCAGCACCCGCTCCACCAGCCGCACCGGCCATGCCTCCAGCGCCTCAGGCAGCAGGGTATGGTTGGTATAGCTGAAGGTGCGCCGGGTGATGTCCCAGGCGTGATCCCACTCCAGCCCGTGCTGGTCCACCAGCAGCCGCATCAGCTCCGCGATGCCGATGGCGGGGTGCGTGTCGTTGAGCTGGATCGCCGCCTTCTCCGGCAGCTGGTCGAAGGTCCTGTGGTGCTGAAGGTAGCGGCGCAGGATGTCCTGGATGCTGGCGCTGGTGAAGAAATATTCCTGCTTGAAGCGCAGCTCCTTCCCCACCTCGGTCGCATCGTTAGGGTAGAGCACGCGCGACAGGTTCTCGGACAGCACCTTCTGCTCGACGGCCTTCAGATAGTCGCCCTCGTTGAAGTGCCCGAAGTGGAAGTCGGAGGCGGCGCGCGCCGACCAGAGGCGCAGCGTGTTGATCGTCTCCCCGCCATAACCCACCACCGGCGTGTCAAATGCCATGGCGAAGACCTTGTCCGAATCCACCCAGCGGTAGCTGGTCCGGCCGGCATTGTCGCGCACCGCCTCCACCCGGCCGTAGAACTGCACCGGATACAGCACCTCCGCCCGCGGGAACTCCCACGGATTGCCGAAGCGCAGCCAGTTGTCGGGATACTCCACCTGCCATCCGTGCTCGAACCGCTGCTCGAACAGCCCATACTCGTAGCGGATGCCGTAACCGATGCCAGGCAGGTTCCGGGTCGCCATGCTGTCCAGGAAGCAGGCGGCCAGCCGTCCCAGCCCGCCATTGCCCAGCGCCGGGTCCGGTTCCGTGTCGATCACGTCCTCCAGCCGGGCGCCGACGGAATCGAACGCCTCGCGGCAGGCCTCGACCAGCCCGAGATTGGCGAGGTTGTTGGAGAGGAGCCGGCCGACCAGGAACTCCATGCTGAGGTAATAGACCCGCTTGGCGTCCTGCGCGTAGACGGTGCGCGTGGTGTCCATCCAGCGGTCGACGACCCGGTCACGCACGGCGAGCGCTGCCGTGGTGAACCAGTCCCGGCGGGTGGCGGAGACCTTGTCCTTGCCGACCGAATAGACCAGCCACTCCAGGAACGAGCGCTTCAGCGCATCGACATCCAGCGCCTTGCGGCCGATCTCACGCGACTTGTAACGAGCGTCCATGGGCAGGAATCGTCTTTCTAGGTCTGCATCCGGACCAGGGCGTCATCCCTGATCCACACTCTGAACAGATAGCAGCGGGCAGAGTTAAGGATCGTTTGACGGCGGGCAAGCCCCATTCCGCCAACGGCAATTGCGCCCTGTTCAACGGGATTTGGCAACTGCCAATCACGAATAAGGGGCAGACACCCCCAACATGCTCAAACCGCGCAATCGTAAATCAGCAAGAGCGGATGGAAATACCGCTTCTAAAGATATTTCCAGGTTCTGCCGCAATGCAAATCAGGCCATTTCATGTCGAAAGTGGCGAACATCCGGCACTTCAACCCATTAGATCGGCAACACAACTCTCGTTTTCCCAAAGACTTGAAGTCGATTCCTGAGAAGACCTCGGAACATACCCCAGGGCGTCGCGTTTCCCAACCACACCGGCGATGATGCCGAAGCAATAGCAC comes from the Indioceanicola profundi genome and includes:
- a CDS encoding glycogen/starch/alpha-glucan phosphorylase; amino-acid sequence: MDARYKSREIGRKALDVDALKRSFLEWLVYSVGKDKVSATRRDWFTTAALAVRDRVVDRWMDTTRTVYAQDAKRVYYLSMEFLVGRLLSNNLANLGLVEACREAFDSVGARLEDVIDTEPDPALGNGGLGRLAACFLDSMATRNLPGIGYGIRYEYGLFEQRFEHGWQVEYPDNWLRFGNPWEFPRAEVLYPVQFYGRVEAVRDNAGRTSYRWVDSDKVFAMAFDTPVVGYGGETINTLRLWSARAASDFHFGHFNEGDYLKAVEQKVLSENLSRVLYPNDATEVGKELRFKQEYFFTSASIQDILRRYLQHHRTFDQLPEKAAIQLNDTHPAIGIAELMRLLVDQHGLEWDHAWDITRRTFSYTNHTLLPEALEAWPVRLVERVLPRHMQIIYEINAQFLNGVKRGADVAKIQRLSLIDEHGDRRVRMGNLAFLGSHKVNGVSALHTDLMKQTVFADFHQVFPDRITNKTNGITPRRWLHQANPALARLISSRIGNGWVADLEQLRALASRVDDEVFREEFRRAKRQNKKRLAAYIARHVQVDVNVDSLFDVQVKRIHEYKRQLLNLIQTVALYNDIRDNPTRDWVPVTKIFAGKAAPAYHVAKLIIKLANDIAAVINNDPVVHGRLKLVFLPNYNVSQAEVIMPAADLSEQISTAGLEASGTGNMKLALNGALTIGTLDGANVEIREHVGPENIFIFGMTADEVGELRRTGDFSPRQVIAANPRLKRALDMISSGTFSPDDPQRFRPIVEGLYATDHFLVTADFEDYCNTHAEAVELYRDQEEWTRRAILNTANMGWFSSDRTIMEYADEIWDVRAVQPVAAEAAE